A single Paenibacillus sp. FSL R5-0517 DNA region contains:
- a CDS encoding sugar phosphate isomerase/epimerase family protein translates to MKLTNRIGVIVDSFGVGVREGLNKAKDVGAEGVQIYAVKGEMDPENLSPAARKELKSYIDSLGLEISALVGDLGGHGFQVKEDNPWKVEKSKRIVDLALDLGTNIVTTHIGIVPHDPSSEVYATLHASCEELGQYAKSVGAYFAIETGPETAADLKGFLDTLSTNGVSVNFDPANMVMVTGDDPAQGVRLLKDYIVHTHVKDGVRLKEVDPRDVYGAVGYAPMDHEKIAEMVSSGTFFREVPLGEGGVDFDGYFAALQEIGYTGYLTIEREVGNQPEEDIRKAVRFIQQYR, encoded by the coding sequence ATGAAATTAACGAATAGGATCGGTGTCATCGTGGATAGCTTTGGCGTAGGTGTACGGGAAGGGTTGAACAAGGCGAAGGATGTAGGTGCAGAAGGTGTGCAGATATACGCCGTCAAGGGAGAGATGGATCCTGAAAATTTGTCACCTGCGGCGCGCAAGGAGCTGAAGAGTTACATCGATTCGTTGGGCCTCGAAATTTCAGCACTGGTTGGTGACCTAGGCGGACATGGTTTTCAGGTCAAGGAAGATAATCCGTGGAAAGTGGAGAAATCGAAGCGGATCGTGGATCTGGCCCTCGATCTGGGTACCAACATCGTCACGACACATATCGGCATTGTTCCACATGACCCTTCATCGGAAGTCTACGCTACGCTGCATGCTTCTTGTGAGGAACTGGGCCAGTACGCCAAAAGTGTTGGCGCATATTTTGCCATTGAGACAGGTCCGGAAACGGCAGCTGACTTGAAAGGATTCCTGGATACACTGTCGACCAACGGGGTATCGGTGAATTTTGACCCGGCAAATATGGTGATGGTGACTGGAGATGATCCGGCGCAGGGCGTTCGTCTGCTTAAGGATTACATCGTACATACCCATGTGAAGGATGGTGTGCGGTTGAAGGAAGTCGACCCACGAGACGTATACGGAGCGGTCGGTTATGCGCCTATGGATCACGAAAAAATTGCCGAGATGGTCTCATCCGGGACGTTCTTCCGTGAAGTGCCACTGGGCGAAGGTGGTGTTGATTTTGACGGATACTTTGCAGCGCTTCAGGAGATTGGTTACACCGGTTATCTGACGATTGAGCGCGAGGTAGGCAATCAGCCGGAGGAGGATATTCGCAAGGCGGTTCGATTCATTCAACAATATCGATAG
- the kdpA gene encoding potassium-transporting ATPase subunit KdpA yields MGIGVVQVAVTLLIILLLVKPVGKYVVNVFDGQRTGLDRFFGRPERLLYRVMGVRENESMGWKKYLTAVLLSNFVMLILMFLVLRLQKYLPLNPDGIDNMPAAQAFNTAVSFMTNTNWQSYTGENAMSYLSQMLAVTFPMFTSAATGFAVAIAFIRGLVGRRDELGNFYVDLVRSITRIFLPLSFIVALFLVFQGVPQTLAGAVNATTLEGAQQTITRGLVASLESIKHIGTNGGGWFGTNAAHPFENPTALSNLVHIVCMMLLPTALVYAFGLMVNNRKQGWALFAAMSFLFLVMLTTVFVSEYRGVPALDATGLQGNMEGKEVRFGIPESALFTAVTTAATTGSVNNMHESLTPLGGMVSLAQMMLNNVFGGKGVGLINGLLYVILAVFICGLMVGRTPEFLGKKIEGKEVKLASIALLIHPLIILAPTAIALMRPEAIVSISNGGMHGLTEVLYAFASGAANNGSAFAGLNANTDFYNIAIGIVMLLGRYVSMIAMLAIAGSLATKRVVPVTTGTLRTHTPLFAGILVMMIVVVGALTFFPSLALGPIAEHLAMIQ; encoded by the coding sequence ATGGGTATCGGTGTAGTGCAAGTAGCGGTAACGCTGCTGATCATCCTGCTGTTGGTGAAGCCGGTGGGAAAATATGTAGTAAACGTGTTCGATGGACAGCGAACGGGACTGGATCGGTTTTTTGGCCGGCCGGAGCGATTGCTCTATCGCGTGATGGGGGTACGGGAGAATGAGTCCATGGGGTGGAAAAAATATCTCACGGCCGTTCTCCTCTCCAACTTCGTAATGTTGATATTGATGTTTTTGGTACTGCGACTGCAAAAATATTTACCGCTCAATCCGGATGGGATTGACAATATGCCAGCGGCGCAGGCATTTAATACAGCCGTTTCGTTCATGACCAATACGAACTGGCAGTCTTATACGGGCGAGAACGCCATGTCGTACCTGTCACAGATGCTGGCCGTGACATTCCCGATGTTTACGTCGGCAGCGACGGGATTCGCGGTAGCCATTGCGTTCATTCGCGGGCTGGTAGGCCGCCGGGATGAACTGGGGAACTTTTACGTCGACCTTGTACGGTCGATTACACGTATTTTTTTACCGCTGAGCTTCATCGTGGCCTTGTTCCTCGTGTTCCAGGGTGTGCCTCAGACGCTCGCGGGAGCGGTGAACGCAACAACGCTTGAAGGCGCGCAGCAGACGATCACACGTGGACTGGTCGCCTCACTGGAGTCGATCAAACACATTGGCACCAACGGTGGTGGCTGGTTTGGAACCAATGCTGCACATCCATTCGAGAATCCAACGGCTCTGAGCAATCTGGTGCATATCGTCTGTATGATGCTGCTGCCAACGGCACTGGTATACGCCTTTGGCTTGATGGTCAATAACCGGAAGCAGGGTTGGGCCTTGTTCGCAGCGATGAGTTTTCTTTTCCTTGTGATGCTGACCACGGTATTTGTCTCGGAATATCGCGGTGTACCTGCGCTGGATGCAACGGGTCTGCAGGGCAATATGGAAGGCAAAGAGGTCAGGTTCGGCATACCCGAGTCTGCTTTATTTACGGCAGTAACGACAGCGGCTACTACAGGTTCAGTCAACAATATGCACGAATCGCTCACTCCACTTGGAGGCATGGTATCGCTGGCCCAGATGATGCTCAATAACGTGTTTGGCGGTAAAGGGGTAGGGCTAATCAACGGACTGTTGTATGTGATTCTGGCTGTGTTTATCTGTGGATTGATGGTGGGGCGTACACCGGAGTTCCTGGGCAAAAAAATCGAGGGCAAAGAAGTGAAGCTCGCATCCATCGCCTTGCTCATTCATCCTTTGATTATTCTTGCGCCAACGGCAATCGCGCTTATGCGGCCTGAAGCCATTGTGTCCATCTCGAACGGGGGCATGCATGGCCTGACCGAAGTTCTCTATGCTTTTGCCTCGGGTGCAGCCAATAATGGATCGGCCTTTGCCGGACTGAATGCCAATACAGACTTTTACAACATCGCGATTGGTATCGTTATGCTGCTGGGAAGGTACGTTTCCATGATCGCCATGCTCGCTATTGCCGGTTCGCTTGCCACCAAACGAGTTGTACCGGTAACCACAGGTACATTGCGGACACACACACCTCTCTTTGCGGGCATTCTGGTCATGATGATTGTTGTTGTCGGCGCACTCACGTTCTTTCCGTCGCTTGCCCTTGGACCGATTGCAGAGCATCTGGCGATGATTCAATGA
- a CDS encoding alpha-mannosidase, protein MIRIQRFIEDMNRSQWLDTIELPTWEMQKARYIRPGEYEYEQADKAMQSLNPLNSVHGTTYFLSKCVEIPDSWQNQAIGLIFETGGEGLLKVNGLPYHGLDRNHGFVPLPRSRVGSAPQLEIELYDPIPEPHDPLNRQAVIQPPIQGIRTALVHINQPLQSLMYSVTVLAESLRAYNEKEPKRMALVQAIHQVMDEMYNNPDRWTDAAWIQNFEHGLVQSVQQEDPEEYRSGFMHLVGQSHIDIAWLWPVRETVRKSSRTFSTMCTLMDTYPDFVYSQSQPQLYAFVKEHYPELYERVKARIAEGRWELVGGMWVEPDLNIPSGESLVRQILYGQNFYQAEFGRRSNIEWLPDTFGYCASLPQMLKLANIPYFMTTKLNWNDTNAFPYDLFDWVGIDGTSVLAYLNHGVNEHTRPKDVDEHWQSYKQKDVHPEQMLLYGHGDGGGGVTNEMVEFAERSHLMVGQPISKFSTAGAFFEDISSNNPTLPKWHGDLYLELHRGTYTTHARNKRSNRKAEVLYREAEIWGQFAGACAAHTKNDLDEGWKLIMLNQFHDIIPGTSIPEVYVTSTEEYTKVFSLGTSALRETLDILAENIVTDEVDGLPYIIFNSLGWERGENITITGDAYLAGMAAFDRQGNRLASDLEQKEDKYTLLVHVPSIPAFGYTTIWLREAPDVILPGREEEPFPSTWETEFYTLEFNGLGEITKWYDKTVGRDWLKPGDRANEWQFFHDKPTYWDAWDIDPRFESQRAGAVQLVSREVVQRGATRDVLRYVWKLNQSEISQDIILHHHQRRVDFHTKVNWNESHKLLKVAFPVDLVAAKAAYEIPFGALERPTHNNTSWEKAQFEVCGHRWANIAEGNSGVSLLNDCKYGYDIKDRTIRLSLLRAPKWPDEHADQGNHEFTYSFLPHQGDWRQAAVVHRAMELNHPVEVVAVSPSSGHLPSEHAWVQFHSEHVILDAIKPAEDGSGTVLRFYESSGGRETVHVEWVKREIKASVINLLEDEIHPLACPNGTFELTFKPYEIKSVKLVPVNPNT, encoded by the coding sequence ATGATTCGAATTCAACGATTCATTGAGGATATGAACCGGTCGCAGTGGCTGGATACGATCGAGCTTCCAACGTGGGAGATGCAGAAGGCCAGATACATTCGGCCAGGGGAATACGAGTATGAGCAGGCGGACAAGGCAATGCAGAGCTTGAATCCGCTGAACAGCGTACACGGAACGACGTATTTTCTGAGTAAATGTGTGGAGATTCCAGACAGTTGGCAGAATCAAGCCATTGGGTTGATTTTTGAGACTGGAGGAGAAGGGCTGCTGAAGGTGAATGGCTTGCCTTATCACGGACTGGATCGGAATCACGGATTCGTACCTCTTCCGAGAAGTCGAGTAGGCAGTGCGCCGCAGTTGGAGATTGAACTCTACGACCCGATCCCGGAGCCACATGATCCACTCAATCGACAAGCTGTGATTCAGCCGCCTATTCAGGGCATCCGTACAGCCCTGGTTCATATCAATCAGCCATTGCAGAGCCTGATGTACAGCGTGACTGTACTCGCCGAGTCACTCCGGGCATATAACGAGAAGGAGCCCAAGCGGATGGCACTTGTTCAGGCCATTCACCAGGTGATGGATGAGATGTACAATAATCCGGACCGCTGGACGGATGCGGCATGGATACAGAATTTTGAACATGGACTGGTACAGTCAGTGCAGCAGGAAGACCCGGAGGAGTATCGAAGTGGCTTCATGCATCTGGTTGGACAATCCCACATTGATATTGCCTGGCTGTGGCCTGTGCGAGAGACGGTTCGCAAGTCCAGTCGTACGTTCTCGACCATGTGTACCTTGATGGACACGTATCCGGATTTTGTGTATTCCCAGAGCCAGCCGCAGCTGTATGCCTTCGTCAAGGAGCATTACCCGGAGCTGTACGAGCGAGTTAAAGCACGCATTGCTGAAGGTCGCTGGGAGTTGGTCGGGGGCATGTGGGTGGAGCCGGATCTGAACATTCCGAGTGGGGAGTCGTTGGTTCGGCAGATTCTGTATGGACAGAACTTCTACCAGGCGGAGTTTGGCAGACGCTCCAACATCGAGTGGCTGCCCGATACCTTTGGCTACTGTGCTTCCTTGCCGCAGATGTTAAAGCTTGCGAATATTCCTTATTTTATGACGACCAAGCTGAATTGGAATGACACCAACGCGTTTCCTTATGACCTCTTCGACTGGGTAGGCATTGATGGAACTTCAGTGCTGGCCTATCTGAATCATGGTGTGAATGAGCATACGCGGCCCAAAGATGTGGATGAACATTGGCAATCGTACAAGCAGAAGGATGTGCATCCTGAGCAGATGTTGCTCTACGGACATGGCGATGGTGGCGGCGGTGTGACGAATGAGATGGTGGAGTTTGCGGAGCGATCCCATTTGATGGTCGGGCAGCCAATCAGCAAATTCAGCACGGCAGGTGCTTTTTTTGAAGACATATCGTCCAATAATCCAACGTTGCCGAAGTGGCACGGGGACTTGTACCTGGAGTTACACCGGGGAACCTATACGACCCATGCGAGGAACAAACGTAGCAATCGAAAGGCAGAGGTATTGTACCGGGAAGCGGAGATCTGGGGGCAATTTGCCGGAGCTTGCGCTGCACACACGAAGAATGATCTGGATGAAGGCTGGAAGCTGATCATGCTTAACCAGTTTCATGATATTATTCCGGGAACATCGATTCCTGAAGTATATGTAACGTCCACCGAGGAGTACACGAAGGTATTTTCACTCGGTACATCCGCACTGCGAGAAACGCTGGATATCCTTGCGGAGAACATTGTAACCGATGAAGTTGATGGTCTTCCATACATTATATTTAACAGCCTCGGCTGGGAACGTGGAGAAAATATCACCATTACAGGCGATGCATACCTCGCCGGGATGGCTGCATTCGATCGTCAAGGAAACCGTCTGGCCAGTGATCTGGAGCAAAAAGAAGACAAGTATACGCTGCTTGTGCATGTTCCATCGATTCCTGCTTTTGGGTATACAACCATATGGCTGCGCGAGGCACCGGATGTTATCCTTCCAGGAAGGGAAGAAGAACCCTTCCCTTCAACATGGGAAACTGAATTTTACACACTTGAGTTCAATGGCTTGGGAGAGATCACCAAGTGGTATGACAAAACGGTAGGACGCGACTGGCTGAAGCCCGGTGATCGGGCGAATGAGTGGCAGTTTTTCCACGATAAGCCGACGTACTGGGATGCCTGGGATATCGATCCACGGTTTGAATCCCAGCGGGCAGGTGCGGTGCAGTTGGTCTCCAGAGAGGTTGTACAGCGCGGAGCTACGCGAGATGTGCTGCGTTATGTGTGGAAGCTGAATCAATCGGAGATCAGCCAGGATATCATTTTGCATCACCACCAGCGGCGTGTTGATTTCCATACGAAAGTGAACTGGAATGAGAGTCATAAGCTGCTCAAGGTGGCATTTCCGGTGGATCTGGTGGCAGCGAAAGCAGCCTATGAGATTCCGTTTGGAGCATTGGAGCGTCCAACCCATAACAACACCAGTTGGGAGAAGGCGCAGTTCGAGGTCTGCGGACATCGTTGGGCGAATATCGCAGAGGGTAACAGTGGTGTCAGTTTGTTGAATGATTGTAAATACGGATACGACATCAAGGATCGGACGATCCGCCTGTCCCTGCTTCGTGCCCCGAAATGGCCGGATGAACATGCTGATCAGGGCAACCATGAATTCACATATTCGTTCCTGCCACATCAGGGGGATTGGCGACAAGCTGCTGTCGTTCACCGCGCAATGGAGCTTAATCATCCGGTGGAAGTTGTTGCAGTGAGTCCGTCTTCGGGTCACTTGCCGTCTGAACACGCTTGGGTTCAGTTCCATAGTGAGCATGTCATTCTGGATGCAATCAAGCCCGCTGAAGATGGCTCGGGAACGGTGCTGCGTTTCTACGAATCTTCAGGAGGTCGGGAAACGGTACATGTCGAATGGGTTAAAAGGGAAATTAAGGCGTCTGTCATTAATCTGCTGGAGGATGAGATCCATCCGTTGGCTTGTCCGAACGGTACATTCGAACTGACATTTAAACCGTATGAAATTAAGTCAGTGAAACTTGTTCCAGTGAATCCAAATACGTAA
- a CDS encoding sugar phosphate isomerase/epimerase, translating into MKVGLSTYSLLNDLNSGEMTVLDVIDWIAANGGEHMEMVPYGYTVEDNHDLADAIRERAASAGIELSNYSMPANFVQETEKAFEEEMARVKRHVDVVHRMGVQHMRHDVTAFTLPKEKMTIAWFEEHLPLMVRGSQIIADYAAQFGITTTIENHGFSVQASDRVQRVLHAVDRPNFKTTLDIGNFMCVDENPIIGVMKNLPYASLVHFKDFYFRPYDEHPGEGEWFTTAYGNFLRGAIVGQGDIPIRKIVKLIKDSGYDGHITVEFEGMEECKSASKIAMDNLRRFWEEA; encoded by the coding sequence ATGAAAGTGGGCCTGAGCACGTACAGTTTGTTGAACGATTTGAATTCCGGTGAGATGACGGTGCTGGATGTGATTGACTGGATTGCGGCAAACGGCGGAGAGCATATGGAGATGGTACCTTACGGTTACACCGTGGAGGACAATCACGATCTGGCGGATGCGATTCGGGAACGGGCAGCGTCCGCAGGTATTGAACTGTCCAACTATTCGATGCCAGCCAATTTCGTGCAGGAGACGGAAAAGGCGTTTGAAGAAGAGATGGCTCGGGTCAAAAGGCATGTGGATGTCGTACACCGGATGGGTGTACAACATATGCGTCATGACGTCACGGCGTTTACTCTGCCAAAGGAGAAAATGACCATCGCCTGGTTCGAGGAGCATCTGCCTCTGATGGTACGGGGAAGCCAGATCATTGCGGACTATGCAGCGCAGTTTGGTATCACCACAACCATTGAGAACCATGGCTTCAGTGTACAGGCGAGTGACCGGGTGCAGCGTGTACTGCATGCGGTGGATCGTCCCAACTTCAAGACAACACTCGATATTGGTAACTTCATGTGTGTGGATGAGAACCCGATCATTGGCGTCATGAAAAATCTGCCGTACGCTTCTCTGGTTCATTTCAAAGATTTCTACTTCCGTCCTTATGATGAGCATCCGGGTGAGGGGGAATGGTTCACGACAGCTTACGGCAACTTCCTGCGTGGGGCCATCGTTGGGCAAGGGGATATTCCGATCCGCAAAATTGTAAAGCTGATCAAAGACTCCGGTTATGATGGCCACATTACAGTGGAATTCGAGGGCATGGAGGAATGCAAATCTGCATCCAAAATTGCCATGGACAACCTGCGTCGCTTCTGGGAAGAGGCGTAA
- the kdpB gene encoding potassium-transporting ATPase subunit KdpB → MILQASRDAFKKLNPVVMIKNPVMFIVEVGTFITLLLCINPDLFTASEAGRGYNIAVFFILLFTLLFANFAEALAEGRGKAQADTLRKTKSDTMANLVQKDGAIRHVSSTQLKKGDMVRVESGELIPTDGEIIEGLASIDESAITGESAPVIKEAGGDFSSVTGGTRVVSDYIVMRVQTDPGESFLDRMISLVEGAQRQKTPNEIALTTLLAVLTLNFLIVILTMVPMANYLGIRLDMATLIALLVCLIPTTIGGLLSAIGIAGMDRVTQFNVLAMSGKAVEAAGDIDTLILDKTGTITYGNRMASEFIPVQGITSSEMTQAALQASVRDETPEGRSVVELAGRQGQSWPETEYAHAENVEFTAETRMSGLNLSSGMKIRKGAVDAIKRYIASEGGRIPGDLDEIANRIAKAGGTPLAVAIDDRIYGVIYLKDTVKPGLKEKFAEMRAMGIKTIMCTGDNPLTAATIALEAGVDDFIAEAKPEDKIAAIKKEQHEGKLVAMTGDGTNDAPALAQADVGLAMNSGTMAAKEAANMIDLDSDPTKLLSVVSIGKQLLITRGALTTFSISNDIAKYFAIIPAMFILAMPQLQALNIMNLASPQSAILSALIFNAIIIPLLIPIAMKGVKYRAMSAERLLGRNVFIYGVGGVIVPFIGIKLIDMVLSGIL, encoded by the coding sequence ATGATACTTCAGGCTTCACGGGATGCGTTCAAGAAGCTTAATCCAGTGGTCATGATCAAAAATCCGGTCATGTTCATTGTGGAGGTTGGCACGTTCATCACGCTCTTATTGTGTATCAATCCGGATCTCTTCACCGCATCCGAGGCGGGGCGCGGGTACAACATCGCCGTGTTTTTCATTTTGCTGTTCACGCTGCTGTTTGCCAACTTCGCGGAGGCACTAGCTGAAGGTAGAGGTAAAGCCCAGGCGGATACGTTACGCAAGACGAAGTCGGACACCATGGCCAATCTGGTACAGAAGGATGGAGCCATCCGACACGTGTCTTCGACCCAATTGAAAAAAGGCGATATGGTACGTGTGGAATCTGGTGAACTAATCCCGACGGACGGTGAGATTATAGAGGGCTTGGCCTCCATTGATGAATCGGCTATTACGGGAGAATCTGCCCCGGTCATCAAGGAAGCGGGAGGCGATTTTTCATCGGTTACCGGAGGTACACGTGTCGTATCGGATTACATCGTCATGCGTGTTCAGACCGATCCGGGGGAGTCATTCCTTGACCGGATGATCTCTCTGGTTGAGGGTGCACAGCGCCAGAAAACACCTAATGAAATCGCGCTGACAACCCTGCTCGCCGTATTAACCCTGAACTTTCTGATCGTTATTCTGACAATGGTTCCGATGGCGAATTACTTGGGTATTCGACTGGATATGGCGACCCTGATCGCACTGCTCGTCTGCCTGATCCCAACCACCATTGGTGGGTTACTGTCTGCCATTGGTATTGCCGGGATGGACCGTGTGACGCAGTTCAATGTGCTCGCCATGTCGGGTAAAGCGGTGGAAGCGGCAGGGGATATCGACACGTTGATTCTGGACAAAACAGGAACGATCACCTACGGCAACCGCATGGCATCTGAGTTTATTCCCGTTCAGGGCATTACTTCGTCAGAGATGACGCAAGCTGCTTTACAGGCCTCTGTGCGAGATGAGACCCCGGAAGGGCGTTCTGTTGTAGAACTGGCAGGCAGACAAGGCCAGAGCTGGCCGGAGACGGAGTATGCACACGCGGAAAATGTGGAATTTACGGCAGAGACCCGGATGTCCGGTCTCAATCTGAGTAGCGGAATGAAGATACGCAAAGGCGCGGTAGATGCGATCAAAAGATATATCGCTTCCGAAGGAGGCCGTATACCGGGGGATCTGGATGAGATCGCAAATCGAATTGCAAAGGCCGGAGGTACGCCGCTTGCTGTAGCCATCGATGATCGCATCTATGGTGTGATCTATCTGAAAGACACTGTGAAGCCAGGGCTGAAAGAGAAGTTCGCTGAGATGCGCGCCATGGGCATCAAGACCATTATGTGTACAGGAGACAATCCGTTAACCGCAGCGACCATCGCCCTGGAAGCGGGTGTGGATGATTTTATTGCCGAAGCGAAGCCCGAGGATAAGATTGCGGCGATCAAAAAAGAGCAGCATGAGGGCAAACTCGTCGCCATGACCGGCGACGGTACGAACGATGCTCCTGCTCTGGCGCAGGCCGATGTGGGCCTGGCGATGAATTCGGGCACCATGGCGGCCAAGGAAGCGGCTAACATGATTGACCTGGATTCCGACCCGACCAAGCTATTGTCGGTCGTCTCCATTGGCAAGCAGCTGCTGATTACACGCGGTGCACTTACAACCTTTTCGATATCCAATGATATCGCGAAATATTTTGCCATCATCCCAGCCATGTTTATTCTCGCCATGCCGCAGCTTCAGGCGTTAAATATTATGAATCTGGCTTCACCGCAGTCCGCAATCCTGTCGGCGCTCATCTTCAACGCCATTATCATCCCGCTACTCATTCCTATCGCAATGAAAGGGGTCAAGTATCGGGCAATGTCAGCCGAACGGCTGCTTGGGCGCAATGTGTTCATCTATGGTGTAGGTGGTGTAATTGTCCCTTTTATCGGCATTAAGCTCATTGATATGGTTCTGTCGGGGATTCTTTGA
- a CDS encoding VOC family protein: MSISLNVYVITDGNGREAVDFYQKAFGAEVLALQTFGDGPSDPNHPIPPEAKDRIMHASLQIGSSVLMLSDTFPGMPYTIGNHVSITVNTDTVDEAKTIFSQLEDGGVVEMAIQETFWSPAYGTVVDKFGVHFQVSAKPGQA, from the coding sequence ATGTCGATCAGCTTGAATGTGTATGTGATAACAGACGGTAATGGACGTGAAGCGGTAGATTTTTATCAAAAGGCATTTGGAGCGGAAGTGCTCGCACTTCAAACATTTGGTGACGGTCCATCTGACCCGAATCATCCCATCCCGCCAGAAGCGAAAGACCGTATTATGCATGCTTCTTTGCAGATTGGCAGCTCGGTATTAATGTTGTCCGACACATTTCCAGGCATGCCGTACACTATAGGCAATCATGTTAGTATTACTGTGAACACGGATACTGTGGATGAAGCCAAAACTATTTTCAGCCAACTGGAAGATGGCGGCGTAGTGGAAATGGCGATACAAGAGACGTTCTGGAGTCCAGCCTACGGCACGGTTGTCGACAAATTCGGCGTACATTTTCAAGTCAGTGCTAAACCGGGACAAGCTTAA
- the kdpC gene encoding potassium-transporting ATPase subunit KdpC: MNMFLHALRLSVVLMLICGLIYPLVTTGVAQLLFPAQANGSLITQNEKIIGSSLLAQEIQSPGLFQPRASNAGYDPTASAGSNRAVASDEYISEMKEKMAQLQQENPGLQQIPADLVTGSGSGLDPDLSPEAAEAQIPRISEATGLSEQQLVQLVHEYTEGRQMGIFGEPRVNVTALNLALTAELN, from the coding sequence ATGAACATGTTCTTACATGCCTTACGGCTATCCGTCGTGCTGATGCTGATCTGCGGTCTAATCTACCCGCTTGTAACGACTGGCGTAGCCCAACTTCTCTTCCCTGCGCAGGCGAATGGCAGTCTGATTACGCAAAATGAGAAAATTATCGGCTCGTCACTGCTGGCGCAGGAAATCCAATCGCCGGGGCTGTTCCAGCCCCGGGCATCAAATGCCGGTTATGACCCAACGGCTTCAGCCGGTTCGAATCGTGCCGTAGCTTCGGATGAGTATATCAGTGAGATGAAGGAAAAGATGGCTCAGCTCCAGCAGGAGAACCCGGGATTGCAGCAAATCCCTGCTGATCTCGTGACAGGTTCAGGTTCGGGACTTGACCCGGATCTCTCTCCCGAAGCCGCTGAGGCACAGATCCCGCGTATTAGCGAAGCTACTGGGCTTAGTGAACAGCAGCTTGTGCAACTTGTACATGAGTATACGGAAGGTCGTCAGATGGGTATATTCGGGGAACCGCGTGTGAATGTAACAGCTCTGAATCTGGCACTGACAGCTGAACTGAACTAA
- the ytxJ gene encoding bacillithiol system redox-active protein YtxJ, with amino-acid sequence MDKKVNHQAVWLAIGVALGVSIGTATQQLGLGIAFGLALGIVIGSVVSKRAGSDQEDMLSEHVRELHKPGDWQEALQRSQDHPVLILKHSTTCPISARAYREFIAFVGTNASDPKHPMDYRIVKVIENRSLSRHIAEETEIHHESPQVLLLDQGQVVKHTSHGKITKKRLLQWAQHPFG; translated from the coding sequence ATGGATAAAAAGGTAAATCATCAAGCCGTATGGCTTGCTATAGGTGTTGCCCTGGGAGTCAGCATTGGTACGGCTACACAGCAACTTGGACTTGGGATTGCTTTTGGCTTGGCGCTTGGCATTGTCATTGGTTCGGTGGTTAGCAAACGTGCGGGTTCGGACCAGGAAGATATGCTCAGCGAACATGTTCGAGAATTGCACAAACCGGGTGATTGGCAAGAGGCCCTTCAACGCTCGCAGGATCATCCGGTGCTTATCCTGAAGCACAGCACAACGTGTCCGATAAGTGCGAGAGCGTACAGAGAATTTATCGCGTTTGTAGGCACCAATGCGTCAGATCCCAAACATCCCATGGATTACCGCATCGTCAAAGTGATTGAAAATCGCTCTTTGTCCCGCCATATTGCGGAAGAGACAGAGATTCACCATGAGTCACCACAGGTGCTTCTGCTCGATCAGGGGCAAGTTGTTAAACATACATCCCATGGCAAAATCACGAAAAAGAGATTATTGCAGTGGGCACAGCATCCGTTTGGATAA